One window from the genome of Diorhabda sublineata isolate icDioSubl1.1 chromosome 10, icDioSubl1.1, whole genome shotgun sequence encodes:
- the LOC130449641 gene encoding polyadenylate-binding protein 4-like, whose protein sequence is MSIPQGVLYPTGSLYVGDLHPDVTEAMLYEKFTTAGQVLSLRVCRDVRTKQSLGYGYVNFSQTQDAERALDTMNFDLLKGKPIRIMWCQRDPALRKSGIGNVFIKNLDKNIDNKAMFDTFSAFGNILSCKVALDDNGYSKGYGFVHFENEEAAEKAIEKVNGMLLNNKKVYVGKFIPRVEREKELGERAKQFTNIYVKNFGPNMSDDKFSEIFSKFGEITSSVVMRNIEGLSKGFGFVAYTDPSSAERAVEALNGKQLDGNVLYVGRAQKKIERINELRKRYEQLRQERSTRFQGINLYIKNLDDTFDDEKLRQEFSAYGTITSAKVMYENGRSKGFGFVCYSVPEEATKAVSEMNGRMVGSKPLYVALAQRKEDRRAFLNSQYLQRAQALRHHNSINFPTTTPPFLIPAVAQGPRFYNHLNSLNHIRPAPRWPATPNSIRPNGTFSLSLINSPYRTTSRSSVNVRNTMHPRAITGQQQAPPSKPNSKFTSSTKNSVRPLNVGIGNGGDVSLNPNVLAGTPPQEQKQIIGEKLFRVIEKMYPDNAGKITGMLLEIDNTELIHMIENKDSLRAKVEEAIAVLQAHQANAKKGIIVQN, encoded by the coding sequence ATGAGTATTCCCCAAGGAGTGTTGTACCCAACCGGTTCCCTTTACGTGGGGGATTTACATCCCGATGTAACAGAAGCGATGCTTTACGAAAAATTCACCACAGCAGGACAAGTACTATCCCTACGGGTTTGTCGTGATGTCAGAACGAAACAATCCTTAGGATATGGATATGTGAATTTTAGTCAAACACAGGATGCGGAAAGAGCTTTGGACACCATGAACTTTGATCTTCTTAAGGGTAAACCCATTCGTATTATGTGGTGTCAACGTGATCCTGCATTGAGAAAATCCGGAATCGGAAacgttttcataaaaaatctgGATAAAAATATAGACAATAAAGCCATGTTTGACACTTTTTCGGCTTTTGGAAATATTCTCAGTTGCAAGGTAGCACTCGACGACAATGGTTATTCTAAAGGTTATGGATTTGTGCATTTCGAAAATGAAGAGGCTGCCGAGAAAGCAATAGAAAAAGTTAATGGTATGttattaaacaacaaaaaagtttatGTTGGAAAGTTCATACCAAGAGTAGAACGAGAGAAAGAATTAGGTGAACGAGCTAAACAATTCACTAACATTTATGTGAAAAACTTTGGTCCAAACATGTCAGACGATAAATTTTCGGAAATATTCAGTAAATTTGGAGAAATTACAAGCAGTGTCGTAATGAGAAATATCGAAGGACTATCGAAAGGTTTCGGTTTCGTCGCCTACACTGATCCGAGTTCAGCAGAAAGAGCAGTTGAAGCATTGAATGGGAAGCAATTAGACGGTAACGTTTTATATGTGGGCAGAGCCCAAAAGAAAATTGAACGTATCAATGAATTGAGGAAACGATACGAACAACTACGCCAAGAACGTTCTACCCGTTTTCAAGgaatcaatttatatataaagaatCTCGATGATACATTTGATGACGAAAAATTGAGGCAGGAATTTTCGGCTTATGGCACAATAACTTCTGCTAAAGTGATGTACGAAAATGGAAGAAGCAAAGGTTTTGGTTTTGTGTGCTACAGTGTTCCAGAAGAAGCAACAAAAGCAGTTTCGGAAATGAATGGAAGAATGGTGGGAAGCAAACCATTATATGTGGCTTTAGCTCAAAGAAAAGAAGATCGTAGGGCCTTCCTTAATAGTCAATATTTGCAGAGAGCCCAAGCTTTGAGACATCATAATAGCATTAATTTTCCTACAACTACTCCACCATTTTTGATTCCAGCTGTTGCTCAAGGTCCTAGATTCTACAATCATCTAAATTCTTTGAACCACATCAGACCGGCTCCACGTTGGCCTGCTACACCAAATTCAATTCGACCTAACGGAACATTCAGCTTGTCTCTAATCAATTCTCCTTACAGAACCACTTCCAGATCTTCAGTTAATGTTCGTAACACAATGCACCCAAGAGCCATCACCGGACAACAACAAGCTCCCCCGTCTAAGCCCAATAGTAAATTCACAAGCTCTACCAAGAATTCAGTCAGGCCTCTCAACGTAGGAATTGGTAACGGAGGAGATGTTTCTCTTAATCCTAATGTACTAGCAGGCACTCCACCccaagaacaaaaacaaattattggaGAAAAGTTATTCAGGGTGATTGAAAAAATGTACCCAGATAATGCTGGTAAAATAACTGGAATGTTATTAGAAATAGACAATACCGAATTGATACATATGATCGAAAACAAAGATTCACTAAGAGCTAAAGTAGAAGAAGCGATTGCAGTACTCCAGGCTCACCAAGCAAACGCTAAGAAGGGGATCATTGTACAGaactaa